A single window of Aspergillus flavus chromosome 4, complete sequence DNA harbors:
- a CDS encoding phenol acid carboxylase (conserved hypothetical protein), which produces MPVLPQLEGSTFDADLRNRHIIYEYAAQDANGNPEKWRYEFWIYNEDRVVYAIHGGPMAGRKNFQAATYQCIRPGELWQINWLEETGTICSMCWDITNKCLSTLLAFSKGHWTESVAAHGDKRNPDDFARWRDLAKIGTQADRILLSEQAEILEDFHGAGDLEPIDPSWPTL; this is translated from the coding sequence ATGCCCGTCCTCCCTCAACTCGAAGGCTCAACCTTTGACGCCGACCTCCGCAACCGCCATATTATCTATGAGTACGCCGCCCAAGATGCCAACGGCAACCCCGAGAAATGGCGCTACGAGTTCTGGATCTACAACGAGGACAGAGTAGTTTACGCTATCCACGGTGGCCCGATGGCCGGTCGTAAGAATTTCCAGGCTGCGACATACCAGTGTATCCGCCCCGGAGAACTGTGGCAGATTAATTGGCTTGAAGAGACCGGTACCATTTGCTCTATGTGCTGGGACATCACCAACAAATGCTTGAGTACCTTGCTGGCTTTCTCAAAGGGACACTGGACTGAGAGCGTGGCTGCCCATGGAGATAAACGCAACCCGGACGATTTTGCGCGATGGCGCGATTTGGCCAAAATTGGTACTCAGGCCGATCGAATACTCTTGAGTGAACAGGCGGAGATTTTGGAGGACTTTCATGGAGCTGGTGATTTGGAGCCTATCGATCCTTCTTGGCCGACGCTTTGA
- a CDS encoding dehydrogenase with different specificitie — MSVNSNCNVHDPGFRESKPSQGDPSRPVADLFRLDGRTIVITGANGFLGTTLAIAILESGGDVVCLDLPEETTATNWNEVEQTALKYDRSLSYWPLDVTNETMVADVFAKFMPTLRFPLRGLVVCAGISRNGPAISFPISTVREMLDVNVSGAFLAAQAGAWEMRQSDVSGSIVLVASMSGYVSNKGVDTAGYNASKAAVQQLARSLAAEWGSRKGMPLIRVNSLSPGYIRTAATAEALQKPGLEEQWVGDNMLYRLSTADEFRAPVLFMLGDGSSFMTGSDLRVDGGHCAW; from the exons ATGAGTGTCAATAGCAATTGCAACGTCCATGACCCCGGGTTCCGAGAAAGCAAGCCCTCGCAAGGAGATCCATCGCGGCCAGTCGCGGATTTGTTTCGGCTAGATGGCCGAACTATCGTTA TAACCGGTGCCAATGGCTTCCTAGGAACTACACTGGCTATAGCCATTCTCGAAAGTGGAGGTGATGTGGTTTGTCTCGACTTACCTGAGGAGACTACGGCGACAAATTGGA ATGAGGTTGAACAGACAGCATTGAAATATGATCGTAGCCTGTCCTACTGGCCTCTCGACGTCACGAACGAGACTATGGTTGCCGATGTATTTGCCAAGTTCATGCCCACGCTTCGATTTCCCCTTCGAGGACTGGTCGTCTGTGCTGGGATCTCGCGAAATGGACCCGCCATTAGCTTCCCCATCTCAACTGTTCGTGAAATGCTAGACGTCAATGTCAGCGGAGCATTCTTAGCGGCACAGGCAGGCGCCTGGGAAATGAGGCAGTCTGATGTCAGCGGTAGCATCGTCCTTGTAGCAAGTATGAGCGGATACGTATCGAACAAG GGCGTTGACACTGCCGGATACAACGCCTCAAAAGCTGCAGTACAGCAGCTAGCCCGGTCATTGGCGGCGGAATGGGGATCACGAAAAGGTATGCCCCTGATCCGGGTTAACTCACTTTCGCCTGGGTACATCCGTACAGCTGCGACGGCGGAGGCTCTGCAAAAGCCTGGATTGGAGGAACAGTGGGTCGGAGATAATATGTTGTATCGGCTGAGCACGGCGGATGAGTTCCGGGCTCCGGTGCTGTTCATGCTGGGTGATGGGAGTAGCTTTATGACTGGGTCTGATTTGCGGGTGGATGGTGGACATTGTGCGTGGTAA
- a CDS encoding putative hscarg dehydrogenase, producing MKTITIVGATGNQGLSVADAFLPLPDWHVRCITRNPSSPKAQALASLGSSIVKADLADITSLHSAFVNSNVIFVNTDFWGPFNTTGKYDVAYEQEVQHGRNAAIAAKTIPTLERFIYSTLAPMKKHSRGKYPHSHHCDAKAEIMEYIETQMPELAKKTSYIIIGAYATNPLFMPRWDPYIQKYRFMVPLKKEQRIPIIAARESTGAFVKALIDEPPRTRLLAYDSDLSIEDIVDVWTRATGSEADLVEVEAQEMHKGLGIPWEVLDAFLFIGEFGYAGGIENVIHPSQLKTPVQTESFEEWLRKRNWEEVLQGGSKELNSVTENAR from the coding sequence ATGAAGACCATCACCATCGTCGGCGCAACCGGAAACCAAGGCCTCTCCGTCGCAGACGCCTTCCTCCCGCTTCCCGACTGGCACGTCCGCTGCATCACGCGAAatccatcttccccaaagGCCCAAGCACTCGCCTCTCTCGGTAGTAGTATAGTCAAAGCTGACCTCGCCGACATAACCTCTCTACACTCGGCCTTTGTCAATTCCAATGTTATTTTCGTGAACACAGACTTCTGGGGCCCGTTTAACACCACCGGAAAATACGATGTCGCCTATGAACAAGAGGTGCAACATGGCCGTAACGCTGCCATTGCCGCTAAAACTATCCCTACACTTGAACGTTTTATTTACTCTACTTTGGcgccgatgaagaagcaTTCTCGGGGGAAGTATCCACATTCTCACCATTGCGACGCCAAGGCGGAGATTATGGAGTACATTGAAACTCAGATGCCGGaattggcgaagaagacttcatatattattataggTGCATATGCGACGAATCCCCTCTTTATGCCTAGATGGGATCCATATATCCAGAAGTATCGGTTCATGGTGCcattgaagaaagagcagAGGATTCCGATTATTGCGGCGAGGGAATCTACCGGTGCTTTCGTCAAGGCGTTGATTGATGAGCCCCCGCGGACGAGGTTGCTTGCATATGATAGTGACCTCAGTATTGAGGACATTGTTGATGTCTGGACTAGGGCTACTGGGTCTGAGGCTGACCTGGTCGAGGTGGAAGCTCAGGAGATGCATAAGGGGCTAGGTATTCCTTGGGAGGTGCTGGATGCGTTTCTGTTCATTGGGGAGTTTGGGTATGCAGGCGGGATTGAGAACGTGATCCATCCAAGCCAGCTGAAGACACCAGTGCAGACGGAGTCGTTCGAGGAGTGGTTGAGAAAGAGGAACTGGGAGGAGGTCCTGCAAGGGGGTAGTAAGGAATTGAATAGCGTCACAGAGAATGCACGTTAG
- a CDS encoding putative polysaccharide export protein (hypothetical protein Ao3042_08000), whose product MKAYRYALYRRTRRLRLALFFVLVGWTLVEVLRIKYTLVQQSQPELVALGSEKIYITGLHWNSELILRDAWIAAVVDLANTIGRDNVFVSIQESGSWDDTKGALILLDQLLAENDIPRRILIDYTTHFDEISKPPTGQGWIETPIGTTELRRIPYLAKLRNVAMEPLYELQNEGIVYDKILFLNDVIFTTSDVQRLLSTKGGNYAATCSLDFSKPPDFYDTFALRDAEGHDMLMQSWPYFRSRASRQAMKASQPVPVSSCWNGVVAMDAAPFYQHPPLKFRGISDSLAKSHLEGSECCLIHADNPLSREKGVWLNPNVRVGYNAPAYSAVNPMENSWLSSFTIASGLWKNRILRWFTTPWFKENIVWTRLWKWEKQSGGNMESGPFCLINEMQVLTENGWAHR is encoded by the exons ATGAAAGCATACCGGTACGCGTTGTACAGGAGAACACGCCGACTCCGACTagcccttttctttgtcctcgtTGGATGGACGCTAGTAGAAGTGCTACGCATTAAATACACGCTTGTGCAACAATCACAGCCCGAGTTGGTTGCACTAGGAAGTGAAAAGATCTACATCACCGGCCTTCACTGGAACAGCGAGCTGATCCTCCGGGACGCCTGGATCGCCGCCGTGGTGGACCTGGCCAATACAATCGGCCGGGATAACGTGTTTGTCAGCATACAGGAAAGCGGCAGCTGGGACGATACCAAGGGTGCATTGATTCTCTTAGATCAATTGCTGGCGGAAAATGATATTCCAAGGAGAATTCTCATCGATTATACCACTCATTTCGACGAGATCAGTAAGCCTCCCACCGGTCAGGGGTGGATTGAGACGCCGATTGGGACGACTGAGCTGCGCCGGATACCGTATCTGGCCAAATTACGGAATGTAGCAATGGAGCCGTTGTATGAACTGCAGAACGAAGGTATTGTGTATGATAAGATCTTGTTTCTAAACGATGTGATATTCACC ACCTCCGATGTCCAACGGTTACTCTCCACAAAGGGAGGCAACTACGCCGCAACATGCTCACTCGATTTCTCCAAGCCCCCAGATTTCTACGACACCTTCGCTCTCCGCGATGCAGAAGGCCATGACATGCTCATGCAATCGTGGCCCTACTTCCGATCTCGGGCATCTCGTCAAGCCATGAAAGCCAGTCAACCCGTGCCTGTCTCAAGCTGTTGGAATGGCGTAG TGGCAATGGATGCAGCCCCTTTCTACCAACACCCACCCTTGAAGTTCCGGGGTATCTCCGACAGTCTTGCAAAATCTCACTTGGAAGGCTCCGAGTGCTGCCTCATCCATGCAGACAATCCCTTATCAAGGGAGAAAGGGGTCTGGCTTAACCCCAACGTACGTGTGGGCTATAATGCCCCTGCTTATTCGGCCGTTAATCCTATGGAAAATTCTTGGTTATCGAGTTTTACCATAGCGAGCGGACTATGGAAGAATCGGATCTTGCGATGGTTTACCACGCCATGGTTCAAAGAAAACATAGTCTGGACGCGGTTGTGGAAGTGGGAAAAGCAGTCGGGCGGAAATATGGAATCTGGGCCTTTTTGTCTTATAAATGAAATGCAGGTTCTTACGGAAAATGGTTGGGCGCATCGGTAG
- a CDS encoding putative oxidoreductase (unnamed protein product), with amino-acid sequence MAPFPSPTSKWHTETYPSISSTRPELSARGKTIVITGGGTGIGAETAHHFAEAGASRIILLGRREKPLLDTKASIDSKSSSVEVFVAPTDITKKDEVDKAFARFVGNGNIHVLVSNAAVIGPQDAVGDVDSDRFLDAIQQNLQGSLNVAQAFLHYASKDAVVIETSSSAAHVNFAPGFAAYSIAKLAVFRLWDSLAFANPELSVFHVQPGVVDTAMNREAGGVAAMGFADDVSLPASFNVWLASREARFLRGKFLWANWDVDELKAQEEDIEASPRFSIGLVGWPFGSAGWKSTWKTQTDSSV; translated from the exons ATGGCTCCCTTTCCATCCCCAACCTCCAAGTGGCACACGGAAACATACccatcgatatcttccaccCGCCCCGAGCTTTCCGCTAGAGGAAAGACCATCGTAATAACTGGAGGCGGCACTGGCATAGGAGCAGAGACCGCTCATCATTTCGCAGAGGCGGGTGCCTCTCGTATCATACTCCTCGGCCGTAGGGAAAAACCCCTTCTCGACACGAAAGCCTCCATCGATAGCAAATCCTCCAGCGTGGAGGTCTTCGTGGCGCCGACCGACATTACTAAGAAAGATGAAGTAGATAAAGCATTCGCTCGATTTGTTGGCAACGGAAATATCCACGTTCTGGTCAGTAACGCGGCAGTGATTGGGCCCCAAGATGCTGTGGGTGATGTGGACAGTGACAGGTTTCTCGATGCCATTCAGCAGAACCTTCAAGGATCGTTGAACGTCGCGCAGGCGTTTCTTCACTATGCGTCAAAGGATGCAGTCGTTATTGagacttcttcctcggcggcACATGTCAATTTTGCTCCGGGGTTTGCTGCCTATAGCATTGCCAAGTTGGCGGTCTTTCGACTTTGGGATTCATTGGCTTTTGCCAACCCGGAACTCAGCGTTTTCCATGTTCAGCCTGGCGTGGTCGACACGGCGATGAATAGGGAAGCGGGTGGTGTCGCCGCTATGGGCTTCGCGGACGATG TTTCTCTGCCGGCAAGCTTCAATGTTTGGCTCGCCAGTCGCGAAGCTCGTTTCTTAAGGGGTAAATTTCTGTGGGCGAACTGGGACGTTGATGAACTCAAGGCTCAAGAGGAAGACATCGAAGCGAGTCCCAGATTTAGTATCGGCCTTGTTGGGTGGCCTTTTGGGAGCGCTGGTTGGAAGTCAACTTGGAAGACTCAGACTGATAGCAGTGTTTAG